The Anaeromusa acidaminophila DSM 3853 region AAATACCAGTCATACTGTGGTCCAAGAATACCGGGGCCAACGCTACAATTAAAAAAGAAACCCTTTCACTGCATACAGTGAAAGGGTTTTCTTTTATTCAAATCGTTTTGATTCTCGTTCTACCATTGCCGGTACACCAGCGCCAGATAATCTAGCGTTACGCAGTTGGCGTGCTGCGGCAAACACATCAGATGGAGTCGGTTCGGTTACTCCAGATGCAACCAATGCCCCCCAAATATGCGACGTCTGAACTTCGAAAGTTTTAGCCGCATCGACTACGGCCGATGCTAAATCCTCTCGCAGTTCTTGTGAAGCCGTAGGGTAGCACACGCGGGCATCCCGCTCTGCAAAATTAGGAATAGAGAATATTACTAAAACTAACATGCAAAAAGTACATACCGAAATGAGTTTGAACAACACATACTGTCTAATGGCTTGTTGAGCAGTACGCTGTTCGTCTAAACGTGCCTTGATCGAGTTGGTCATATAAAATCCTCCTTGGAGCCATAATGGCTCTTCTTTTTGTTTATAAGAAAAGTATAGCATGGTGTTTTTCTATAAAAAAAAGACCTCCATTGGAGGTCTGGTTTATTGAAAGGGGATCTTACGATCCCTTAAAAATGCATGTAGGCGGGAAGTGCGAATCTCTTGTTTTTCCGCTTTAGATAGTAACTCCCGATCGTTTGTGACAAAGAGGGGATTTAGATGTTTAAGACGTAAGGCTACGGATAATATCAGATCGTCATTGATAACCGTTTCCGCAGAGTCCGCAGCTTCTCCACGAATGGCATTTAACGCAAGATGGTCTTCGGGGTCAGTAAAAGGAGCAATAATAATATTGGGATTGTTTTTTTCAAGAAGACGAGTTGCCTGGTCAATGGCAATGGCCATAGGCGAATTGTCTTCACAGTAATATCTTTTTTTCCCCAGTTCAATAATCACGGTTTCCGGGATAACGCAGATATCCGTTGTTTTAACATATTGAAGAATATCCGGGAAGTTAATAATCACGTTGGTATCTAAAATAAAAATATTACTAAATTGGCGTGACATGATAATCAAACTCCTTTCTATCCTTATTTTACTTGATTTTGTGCGGATTTGTGAAAAGAGATGAGCTCTTTTTTTTCTGCGTGAATAATATGATATGCTGAATTTAGAAATTAGGACAAGGAGTGAACACAATGAAAATTTTTAGTTCGGTAAAAGCGTTTCTGTCCATTAACTTGGAGCAACTTATGGATAAGGCCGTTTCCCCAGAGCAAGAGATCAATCAGTTTGTTATGGAAGCAGAAAAAGCAGTAAAAGAATATTCCACGCAGCTAAACTTGGTGCGTTCTGAGGAAAGCCGCTACCGTGACCAGCTTGATAAGCTGGATAGCCATCTTAAAAACTTGGAAGCGGAACTGGAGCTTCTTATTGAAAATGGAAATAAGGACTTGGCCCGGCATAACTTGACGAAACAAGACTCTTTAAGAGAGCAGCAGGTTGAACTGAACCGCCTTGTCGCGGAGAAAGAAGCGAGTGTAAATCGAATGAAAGAAGAGTACAAGGATCTTCGCTCTCGCTTGACGGAAGCTCGAACCAAACAGGCTCAATACATGGCTCGCTTACGCAAAGTAGATGCGGACTCTCGTCTTTTAGATGCACAAGAAAAATTGGCGCTTGATCCAATTAGTGGCGAGTTTGGCAA contains the following coding sequences:
- a CDS encoding PspA/IM30 family protein, yielding MKIFSSVKAFLSINLEQLMDKAVSPEQEINQFVMEAEKAVKEYSTQLNLVRSEESRYRDQLDKLDSHLKNLEAELELLIENGNKDLARHNLTKQDSLREQQVELNRLVAEKEASVNRMKEEYKDLRSRLTEARTKQAQYMARLRKVDADSRLLDAQEKLALDPISGEFGNCTRMEEKLAKKEASNEMRKEFGNETEELAYRKGIQTLKTQQKEKSMDDRLEELFAKKAQ
- a CDS encoding PIN domain-containing protein, which gives rise to MSRQFSNIFILDTNVIINFPDILQYVKTTDICVIPETVIIELGKKRYYCEDNSPMAIAIDQATRLLEKNNPNIIIAPFTDPEDHLALNAIRGEAADSAETVINDDLILSVALRLKHLNPLFVTNDRELLSKAEKQEIRTSRLHAFLRDRKIPFQ